In the Gossypium raimondii isolate GPD5lz chromosome 9, ASM2569854v1, whole genome shotgun sequence genome, one interval contains:
- the LOC105799164 gene encoding inositol 3-kinase, with the protein MVTTIPQSPNTPIQSVLIVGNYCHDVLLQGGAVVAETLGGAASFISNVLTGLSVSFHLTSKVGVDFKYPVNHDPIVIPTSKTTVFHAYFDQGYSENAHQDRVLKRVEVCDPINPSDLPDRKFDFGMAVGVGGEILPETLERMVEICDAVFVDIQALIRAFDENGTVKLVRLKESGFYHLLPRLKFLKASSDEALFMEVEEVRLWCCVVVTHGKDGCEVYWKDGEMKIAPFGANQIDPTGAGDSFLGGFVGGLVHGLVVPDAALVGNFFGSLTVAHIGLPKFDLRLLQRIKEEVQTRKVQGTCWLERRDDEVSFSKPAGHDEFHASLSSSKLVSAECRRDLSRSPGSVEQVNRPQYKGQQKFLLNSVYDKSN; encoded by the exons ATGGTAACCACCATCCCTCAATCCCCAAACACCCCAATTCAAAGTGTTCTCATTGTCGGTAACTACTGCCACGATGTCCTTCTCCAAGGCGGCGCCGTCGTCGCCGAAACCCTTGGTGGAGCAGCCTCTTTCATCTCCAACGTCCTTACCGGCCTTTCCGTTTCTTTCCATTTAACCTCTAAAGTTGGGGTCGATTTTAAATACCCTGTTAACCACGACCCCATCGTCATCCCCACTTCCAAAACCACCGTCTTCCACGCCTATTTCGATCAGGGTTATAGCGAAAATGCTCATCAGGACCGGGTCTTGAAACGGGTCGAAGTCTGCGATCCGATTAATCCATCGGATCTACCCGATAGAAAGTTCGATTTTGGAATGGCGGTTGGGGTTGGCGGGGAGATATTACCGGAAACGCTGGAAAGAATGGTGGAGATATGCGACGCCGTTTTCGTTGATATCCAAGCTTTGATCCGTGCTTTCGACGAAAACGGGACGGTAAAGCTTGTGCGGTTAAAAGAGAGTGGGTTTTACCATTTGTTACCGCGATTAAAGTTTTTGAAGGCCTCTTCGGACGAGGCACTGTTTATGGAGGTTGAGGAAGTGAGGCTATGGTGTTGTGTGGTGGTAACCCATGGGAAAGATGGATGTGAAGTTTATTGGAAAGATGGGGAGATGAAAATTGCGCCTTTTGGGGCAAACCAGATTGATCCAACCGGTGCCGGAGATAGTTTTTTGGGTGGGTTTGTCGGCGGATTGGTCCATGGGTTGGTTGTTCCCGATGCTGCTTTGGTGGGCAACTTTTTTGGCTCGCTTACCGTGGCTCATATTGGTCTCCCTAAGTTCGACTTGAGATTGTTGCAG AGAATTAAGGAGGAGGTGCAAACAAGGAAGGTGCAGGGTACGTGCTGGTTGGAGAGAAGAGATGATGAGGTGAGTTTCTCAAAGCCGGCTGGGCATGACGAGTTCCATGCTTCCCTTAGTTCATCTAAATTAGTTTCGGCGGAATGTCGACGGGATCTTTCAAGATCACCAGGGAGCGTAGAGCAGGTTAACCGGCCTCAATATAAGGGACAGCAAAAGTTTTTACTAAATTCTGTTTATGATAAATCAAATTAA
- the LOC105797656 gene encoding serine/threonine-protein phosphatase 7 long form homolog, producing MDPLIKPDRHIFDAANKADSYRVIRGRVNGLKKALDARLVPYLEQAGFGTAALIQTSDLRYDLLSALVERWHPETYTFHFLCGECTVTLEDVTIRLGLLIDGRPVTGVSSFTDPAVLCYQLLGDWPGDDESNFTGLKFTWLKPKFGQLSATATECELMCSVRVYIMHILGGVLMPDANNNKVHLMYLPLLADLSSVRSYSWGSTVLAVLYWELCWTTNPDVVDMGGCLTLLQSWALYRMPFLASVSHQPWSVRPGIERSHTVPIYRLMLEQHAPEGFIWMPYSRPEITNVIPSSTYVHSNIWCTNAPIINFNVVEWYHGDRVLRQFDCIQHIPDYPCEMGEVHGMSKRGKPHLDWGIKHRKFVALWNDRMRRRPQMVMASELQSSLEYIQWYYSCGKPYILGGQSTVVPPHMQQLGGSDPAVPMDPDPVAYYSLEPELEQEPQLDPEQSESHRDSHSYRLDLAGGNYFPSFSEGEYAYEFELFGSYRPQYGMPGPSDPYP from the exons ATGGATCCATTGATTAAACCCGATAGGCACATATTTGATGCGGCTAATAAGGCg GACTCCTACCGAGTAATAAGGGGCCGTGTGAATGGTTTAAAGAAAGCTCTGGATGCACGATTGGTGCCGTACTTGGAGCAAGCCGGTTTTgggacagcagcattgatccAGACCTCCGACTTGCGCTATGATTTATTATCTGCGCTAGTGGAGCGGTGGCACCCGGAGACCTACACTTTTCATTTTCTGTGTGGGGAGTGCACGGTGACCTTGGAAGATGTTACAATACGGCTTGGGCTCCTAATTGACGGGAGGCCCGTAACGGGAGTATCTTCATTTACCGATCCGGCTGTACTTTGTTATCAACTCCTAGGAGACTGGCCAGGGGACGACGAGTCAAATTTTACGGgcttaaaatttacatggctaaaACCCAAATTTGGACAATTATCAGCGACTGCCACTGAATGTGAGTTGATGTGTTCTGTTCGAGTGTACATCATGCATATCCTAGGGGGAGTACTCATGCCCGATGCAAACAACAACAAGGTGCATTTGATGTACTTGCCCCTATTAGCTGATTTGTCCAGTGTTCGCTCGTATAGCTGGGGCTCCACCGTTCTAGCAGTGTTGTATTGGGAGCTTTGCTGGACGACAAACCCGGATGTTGTAGACATGGGCGGATGCCTCACATTGCTGCAGTCCTGGGCGCTCTATCGGATGCCATTTTTGGCATCAGTTAGTCACCAACC GTGGAGTGTTCGTCCAGGTATCGAAAGGTCGCACACTGTCCCGATATACCGACTCATGCTGGAACAGCATGCCCCGGAAGGG tttatatggatgccATACAGTAGGCCAGAAATTACAAATGTGATACCCTCGTCGACATACGTTCATTCCAACATATGGTGCACTAACgcaccaattataaattttaatgtagtCGAGTGGTATCACGGAGATCGGGTGCTCCGACAGTTTGACTGCATCCAACATATCCCGGATTACCCATGCGAGATGGGAGAGGTTCACGGCATGAGTAAGAGAGGAAAACCGCATTTGGATTGGGGCATTAAGCACCGAAAATTTGTGGCGCTGTGGAACGATCGAATGCGTCGAAGACCTCAAATGGTTATGGCTTCCGAATTGCAATCATCATTAGAGTATATACAATGGTACTATAGTTGCGGGAAGCCATATATACTTGGAGGTCAGTCGACTGTAGTCCCCCCGCATATGCAGCAACTTGGGGGATCGGACCCAGCGGTCCCGATGGATCCGGATCCTGTGGCATATTATTCTCTGGAACCAGAGCTCGAGCAGGAGCCCCAGCTAGATCCCGAACAATCAGAGTCACATAGGGATTCACATAGCTATCGTCTGGATTTGGCGGGCGGTAACTATTTTCCGAGCTTCTCAGAGGGCGAATACGCCTACGAGTTTGAACTCTTTGGATCCTACCGACCGCAGTACGGCATGCCCGGCCCGTCTGACCCATATCCGTAG